In Patescibacteria group bacterium, the genomic window AACTCACTTTCTATACTGATCAGGATAACCTGCCTTACTTTACGCTCGGACAGGCCGCCATAATTAAGGACGCCCAAGGCAACTCTTATCCGGGAAAGGTAACGAGTATTACTCCGCAGGCCGATAGCCTTACCAAGCGGTTTATGATTGAAGTTCGCCCGGACCAGACTGACGGCCAGCCAGGCAATAAAGAATCGAACACTTTTGTTCTAGGTACGGTTATGGACATAGTCGTCCCGATTACCAAGAAAGCCAAAACCGCCGGTACCGCCATTCTTCCCCTGTCGGCTATCGAGGTCGGCCAAAGCGGCAATTATATTTTTTACATTGAAGAGGCTAAAGCCAAAAAAATTAAAATTGAAATCGTAAAAGTCGAAGGTGAAAACGCCGAAGTGAAGATTGGACTGCCCGAAGAGACTCTAATCGTCGTTGACGGCAATAAATTAATCCATGAAGGCGACCCGGTAACAGTTAAAGAAAAATAATTTAATCTCAAAATTTCTATGAACGACCAGAACAATAATAATATGATTTTATTGCCGGGGCCGAAAAAAGAGCCGGGCGCCGGCGGGCAAGGAAGCGCGGAAAGCCAAAATCATAAATCTTCCGACCATCTCTATCTGAAAAAACTGGAATTCCGGCCTGAACTAAGAAAAAGCTGGCTTAATTTTTTTATCGTCAATTTCCGCGTGGTAATACTAATGATTATCCTGATTTCGATGTGGGGAATTTACTCGTTCATGAGCCTGCCGCGGGAATCCAACCCGGAAGTTAAAATTCCGATCGCCGTTATCGTAACCACCTATCCCGGAGTCGGGCCGTCGGACATAGAGGAATTGGTAACAAAAAAAATTGAGTCCGGCATCTCGGGCATCTCGGGCATCGATACCATTTCTTCCAAATCTTCTAACTCATTATCCGCCGTAACGGTAGAGTTCGGGGCAAAAGAAGACTTAGACGACTCGCTTAGAAAATTGCGCGACCAGGTCAATAGCATAAAAAATGAATTGCCCGAGGACTCAAACGACCCAATAGTCCAGGAAATCTCCTTTGACGACCAGCCGATTTTAACTCTAGCTTTAACCGGCCCTCATGACGGCCTTACTTTAAGGAAATTCGCCGATAATTTAAAAGATGAACTGGAAAAAGTTCCGGGAGCGCGCGAAGTAAACGTTTCCGGCGGCGACGAGCTTGAATTTGAAGTGGCTTATGACCCACAAAAACTAACTTTTTACAGCATAACGCCCGACCAGGCTAACCAAATAATCGCCGCTACTAACTTAGCCTTTCCGTCAGGGACTTTTAAAGGCACCCAGTATAATTATCCGGTCCGGACTGATTCCCGCTTCTTTGACGCGAAGAAGCTCGCCAATCTCCCGATTTTCCATACGCCGGAGGGAGCGATTGTTTATTTGCGCGATATTGCCGAAGTAAAAGAAAAATCAATTGAGCGCTCGGTATTTTCAAGATTCTCAATCGGCGACCAGGCGCCCCAGGAAGCGGTAACCATTTCGGTCGTTAAAAAAACCGGCGGTTCAATTTTGGATACTGTCGATCAATCGAAAAAAATACTGGAAGAGGAAGTGCCGAAGCTGGAAGGGGCGAAATACGATACGATTGTCGATATGGCTAAGTATATCCGGATGGACTTTGACCAGTTGACGCATGACTTTATTTTGACTTTGATATTGGTTTTTATCATCCTGTTTCTAATCGTCGGAATGAAAGAGGCTTTAGTCGCCGGCCTGGCCATCCCCTTAGTATTCTTCGTCAGTTTCGGCGTTATGCTTTCAACCGGCCTGACCCTGAATTTTTTATCGATTTTTTCCTTGATTTTATCTTTAGGGCTATTGGTGGATGACGCGATTGTCGTTGTTTCCGCTACCAAGCAGTATTTAAGAACTGGAAAATTCACCCCGGAAGAGGCCGTACTCCTTGTATTAAACGACTTTAAAGTAGTTTTAACAACGACTACCCTAACTACGGTTTGGGCTTTTTTACCCTTGATTTCCGCTTCTGGAATTATCGGAGAGTTTATTAAATCCATCCCGATTACCGTGTCCGTCACTTTGATCGCTTCCCTATTAATCGCTTTAATGATTAACCACCCTTTAGCCGCGGTGCTGGAGAGGGTAAGGCTGACGCGCAACATGTTCTTTTTCTATATCGCCTCTCTCTTTGGCTTGGCCGCTGTTTTAGCGTTCCAGGGGAAAATACTATTCTATTTTTTTGCTGTGCTTCCTTTTGCCGCCGCCCTCCTAATTATCCGCTGGTACCGCGCGGACGGAAAAGATAAACTTTTGGCTAACGAAACTCGGGTAAAGGAGGAATGGAAAGACGACGATCTGATTAAGGGCAAGTTAAAGCGGGCCGGAGAGGATCGCGCGGGAAAAAGCCTGTGGAAGCGCGTCCAGCACGGAATAGTAAATTTCAATTCCGTTCTTCCGATATATGAAAAATATTTAAGGAAAATTATTGAAAGTAAAAAGCGCCGGTGGCAGATTATGGGCGCGGTCTTCGGCATGTTTGTTGCCGCCTGCCTTTTGCCCGCTACCGGCATCGTCCCGATGGAATTCTTCCCGGCTTCAGACCAGGAATTCATCTATATTAATTTTCGCGCTCCGACCGGGCTGGCATTAGCTAAAACTAACGGCATCATAGCCAATGTTGAAAAGAAGCTACTGGAAATTCCCGAAATCGACAATTTTTCGACCATTGTCGGCCAGCAGGGCGCGGGCGGCGATTTTGCCATCGGCCTTTCTTCCTCTTCGCATCTCGGTTCAATTACGATTACCCTTTCCGATCCGGACGACCGCGAACGGACATCTTATGAAATCGCCGAAATCTTAAGGAAAGATTTGGTAAAAATCTCTGAAGCCGAAATTACGGTTTCCACTCCGTCCGGCGGTCCCCCGTCCGGTTCGGCCTTTGAAGCCCAAATTATAGGCGATGATTTGCAGGCGCTTGATAAAATCGCCAACGAATTAAAACCGGTTTTAGCTTCAATTCCGGGCGTGGTGAATGCTGATGTTTCCCTAAAGGATTCTCCGGCCGAATATACTTTTTCCCTTGATCCGGCCCGGCTTGAGTTGTATAACTTAAACGCCGCTTATGTCGGCTCAACCTTAAGAATGGCTATTTCGGGGAGCGAGATAACTAAAATTATCCGCGATGGCAAGGAAATAAAGATTATGGCCAGGTTTAACAAAGACCGCCTGCCGACGCTTGAAGCCGTCCAAAATATCCAGATACTAAATCTGCAAAAACAGCCGGTTTTCTTAAAAGACGTGGCGAAGATAGAATTAAAGCCTTCGGTTGATTCAATTTCCC contains:
- a CDS encoding efflux RND transporter permease subunit; this translates as MNDQNNNNMILLPGPKKEPGAGGQGSAESQNHKSSDHLYLKKLEFRPELRKSWLNFFIVNFRVVILMIILISMWGIYSFMSLPRESNPEVKIPIAVIVTTYPGVGPSDIEELVTKKIESGISGISGIDTISSKSSNSLSAVTVEFGAKEDLDDSLRKLRDQVNSIKNELPEDSNDPIVQEISFDDQPILTLALTGPHDGLTLRKFADNLKDELEKVPGAREVNVSGGDELEFEVAYDPQKLTFYSITPDQANQIIAATNLAFPSGTFKGTQYNYPVRTDSRFFDAKKLANLPIFHTPEGAIVYLRDIAEVKEKSIERSVFSRFSIGDQAPQEAVTISVVKKTGGSILDTVDQSKKILEEEVPKLEGAKYDTIVDMAKYIRMDFDQLTHDFILTLILVFIILFLIVGMKEALVAGLAIPLVFFVSFGVMLSTGLTLNFLSIFSLILSLGLLVDDAIVVVSATKQYLRTGKFTPEEAVLLVLNDFKVVLTTTTLTTVWAFLPLISASGIIGEFIKSIPITVSVTLIASLLIALMINHPLAAVLERVRLTRNMFFFYIASLFGLAAVLAFQGKILFYFFAVLPFAAALLIIRWYRADGKDKLLANETRVKEEWKDDDLIKGKLKRAGEDRAGKSLWKRVQHGIVNFNSVLPIYEKYLRKIIESKKRRWQIMGAVFGMFVAACLLPATGIVPMEFFPASDQEFIYINFRAPTGLALAKTNGIIANVEKKLLEIPEIDNFSTIVGQQGAGGDFAIGLSSSSHLGSITITLSDPDDRERTSYEIAEILRKDLVKISEAEITVSTPSGGPPSGSAFEAQIIGDDLQALDKIANELKPVLASIPGVVNADVSLKDSPAEYTFSLDPARLELYNLNAAYVGSTLRMAISGSEITKIIRDGKEIKIMARFNKDRLPTLEAVQNIQILNLQKQPVFLKDVAKIELKPSVDSISRIDQKRVVLLSADAAGKTRPAAILSEFQKKIKDDYKLPAGYSITYGGENEENAESVLSILRAMVIAGLLIISTLIIQFNSFKKAAIVLIAIPLALIGVFFGLAIMRINLSFPGLIGILALFGIVVKNAIILIDKINLNLKSQIPFTDAVVDAGKSRLEAIFITSICTVIGIIPITLSNELWMALGTAIIFGLMLSSFMTLFMVPILFAAFVKDPNQ